One Punica granatum isolate Tunisia-2019 chromosome 3, ASM765513v2, whole genome shotgun sequence genomic window carries:
- the LOC116201075 gene encoding berberine bridge enzyme-like 21, with protein MSRRSASVPLLLLLLLLLFSFSLCSSNSLYDSFLQCLTSQRQSFDQASKIVYQESNSSFASVLNSYVRNRRFNTSSTPKPLIIVTPLLESDASGAVLCAQILKLHIKIRSGGHDFEGISYVSDDPFIILDMFNLRMIHVNIQDESAWVQAGATLGELYYRIWESSKVYGFPAGICATVGVGGHLSCGGYGNMLRKYGLSVDNILDARIVDVNGKILDRDSMGEDLFWAIRGGGGASFGVVLAYKVRLVPVPETVTVFHVEKTIEENMTDLVYKWQLVAPSTDENLFMRLAVQPTTSSSRIGRKTIRASITALFLGGAEKLVSLLGKELPELGLKKENCIEMSWIESAVWWGNFYKQASPSILLDRVPGSMNFLKRKSDYLEKPIPKANLERLWKKMIALGKPELVFNPYGGRMNEIATSETPFPHRTGNLFKIQHSISWTEEGPEAEKNYLSQIRRLYSYMTPYVSSNPRRSFLCYRDLDVGVTSKGKNSYSEGKVYGIKYFGGNFDRLVKVKTMVDPMNFFRNEQSIPVKPWES; from the coding sequence ATGTCGAGGCGTTCAGCTTCAGTGccccttctcctcctcctcctcctcctcctcttttcTTTCAGTCTCTGCAGTTCGAATTCATTGTATGATAGCTTCCTCCAATGCCTCACGAGCCAAAGGCAGTCGTTCGACCAAGCCTCGAAGATAGTCTACCAAGAGAGCAACTCGTCGTTCGCCTCGGTCCTCAACTCATACGTCCGTAATCGCCGTTTCAACACCTCCTCCACCCCGAAGCCGCTAATTATCGTGACTCCGCTCCTCGAATCTGATGCCTCAGGGGCAGTATTGTGTGCTCAAATCCTCAAGCTTCATATCAAGATAAGGAGCGGGGGCCATGATTTTGAGGGGATATCTTACGTTTCGGACGACCCGTTTATTATCCTTGACATGTTCAATTTGAGAATGATCCATGTGAACATCCAGGACGAGTCCGCATGGGTACAGGCGGGGGCCACCCTTGGGGAACTCTACTATCGGATATGGGAGAGCAGCAAGGTCTATGGGTTCCCTGCGGGAATTTGTGCGACTGTTGGGGTCGGTGGGCACTTGAGCTGTGGAGGGTACGGTAACATGTTGCGCAAGTATGGGCTTTCGGTGGATAACATTCTCGATGCAAGGATCGTGGATGTGAATGGTAAGATCCTTGACCGTGACTCGATGGGGGAGGACCTATTTTGGGCCATTAGGGGCGGGGGTGGGGCAAGCTTTGGTGTCGTGTTGGCCTACAAGGTGAGGCTCGTCCCAGTGCCTGAGACTGTCACCGTTTTTCATGTCGAGAAAACCATAGAGGAAAACATGACCGACCTTGTCTACAAGTGGCAGTTAGTAGCGCCCTCGACCGATGAGAATCTGTTTATGAGGCTTGCAGTCCAGCCAACAACTTCAAGCAGCCGGATTGGTCGGAAGACGATCAGGGCCTCTATTACAGCTCTCTTCCTCGGCGGGGCTGAAAAATTGGTCTCCTTACTGGGCAAGGAACTGCCTGAACTGGGCCTCAAGAAAGAGAATTGCATTGAGATGAGCTGGATCGAGTCAGCCGTGTGGTGGGGTAACTTCTACAAGCAGGCTTCCCCAAGTATCCTCCTTGACCGTGTCCCCGGCTCGATGAACTTCCTAAAGAGGAAATCCGACTACTTGGAAAAGCCAATCCCGAAGGCGAACCTTGAGAGGCTATGGAAAAAGATGATTGCGCTGGGGAAGCCCGAGCTGGTCTTCAATCCCTACGGTGGAAGAATGAACGAGATTGCAACCTCGGAAACTCCGTTCCCTCACCGTACCGGTAACCTCTTCAAGATCCAGCACTCAATCAGCTGGACCGAAGAGGGACCCGAAGCTGAGAAAAACTACCTGTCCCAAATCAGGAGGCTTTACAGTTACATGACCCCCTACGTTTCTAGCAACCCAAGAAGATCTTTCCTCTGTTACCGAGACCTTGATGTCGGGGTTACATCAAAAGGCAAGAATAGCTATTCCGAGGGTAAGGTTTACGGGATCAAGTATTTCGGTGGAAACTTTGATCGGCTGGTGAAGGTGAAGACAATGGTTGATCCCATGAATTTCTTCAGGAATGAGCAAAGCATCCCTGTGAAGCCATGGGAATCGTAG
- the LOC116201076 gene encoding myb family transcription factor PHL6 isoform X2, which produces MNQQKITEIGPSKGLTHSCQKESPSSMAGDCSDLSMGSIVQAQKCCLRSGLAGPISPVSPAHSLKSSFSRSSVFCTSLYQSSSTTSEAHRLLGNLPFLPHTPTYNRSLPGVDSTKSSSLFSDDICNQGDERDSEEALMKDFLSLPGDSAEGSFHDINCTGDNSDLAEQLELQYLSDELDMVMIDNGENPRLDDIYGTQQSSPKQAPELNVNNSITAQGIDSPSSQSPSPNMHRPRMRWTPELHVRFVEAVNKLDGAEKATPKGVLKLMNVEGLTIYHVKSHLQKYRLAKYMPERKEEKKTSSSEEKKAASSNDCDGRRKGSTQLTEALRMQMEVQKQLHEQLEVQKALQLRIEEHAQYLQKILEEQQKAGSALCQSTQNLPSPKDSVPSDQAGSSNSDSGPPSESLKRKSSVDSDDHVSEQKKKRLSLEGDSASTPSSEVISKSPLQ; this is translated from the exons ATgaatcaacagaagataacggAAATTGGTCCTTCAAAAGGACTGACGCATTCCTGTCAGAAAGAAAGTCCAAGCTCGATGGCTGGTGATTGTTCTGATCTTTCCATGGGATCTATAGTCCAAGCTCAAAAGTGTTGCCTGAGATCCGGTCTTGCAGGCCCCATCTCTCCTGTTTCCCCTGCTCACAGCTTAAAGAGCTCGTTTTCGCGGTCTTCTGTATTCTGTACTAGTCTATACCAGTCATCCTCAACAACATCAGAAGCTCATAGACTGCTTGGGAATCTGCCATTCCTTCCTCATACTCCAACGTACAATAGATCCCTTCCTGGTGTTGATTCCACAAAGTCGTCCTCTCTCTTTAGTGATGATATATGCAATCAAGGTGATGAGAGAGACTCGGAGGAGGCTCTTATGAAGGACTTCCTCAGTTTGCCCGGGGACTCTGCTGAAGGGAGCTTCCATGATATAAATTGTACCGGTGACAATTCCGACTTAGCAGAGCAGTTGGAACTGCAGTATCTGTCTGATGAGCTCGACatggtcatgattgacaatggAGAAAACCCGAGGCTCGAT GACATCTACGGAACGCAGCAATCATCTCCCAAGCAAGCACCAGAATTGAATGTCAACAACTCTATCACGGCACAAGGTATCGATTCCCCTTCAAGTCAATCTCCTAGTCCTAATATGCACAGACCAAGGATGCGATGGACACCAGAACTTCACGTGCGTTTTGTAGAGGCTGTCAACAAGCTCGATGGTGCTGAAA AGGCTACACCAAAAGGCGTACTAAAGCTCATGAATGTCGAAGGTTTGACAATTTACCATGTAAAAAGCCACTTGCAG AAATATCGTCTTGCCAAGTACATGCCCGAGAGAAAAGAAG AAAAGAAGACTTCTAGCTCTGAAGAGAAAAAGGCAGCCAGTAGCAACGATTGTgatggaagaagaaaagg GAGCACGCAACTCACCGAGGCTCTTCGCATGCAAATGGAAGTCCAGAAACAACTGCACGAACAACTTGAG GTACAGAAGGCGCTGCAGTTGCGGATAGAAGAGCATGCACAATACTTGCAGAAGATTCTGGAGGAACAACAGAAAGCTGGCAGTGCCTTGTGTCAATCAACTCAAAACTTGCCATCACCGAAAGATAGTGTTCCTTCTGATCAGGCAGGGTCATCCAACTCCGACTCTGGTCCTCCTTCCGAGTCTTTGAAGCGAAAGAGCAGTGTCGACTCTGATGATCACGTAAGtgagcagaagaagaagaggctcAGCCTCGAAGGTGACTCTGCATCCACGCCTTCCAGTGAGGTCATCTCAAAGAGCCCCCTCCAATGA
- the LOC116201793 gene encoding uncharacterized protein LOC116201793: MTANKHSADIKYHGTIIDKKKMRVRCSYCSKSVSGTSRLKQHLGGVRGDVTPCPDVPANVKVLFQDLIFHRVRRSINKEVLSLDPQEEELPLKRSCSQRSNNFKHSRCENISPKYTFSIRREESFSTSDDGEIEEDIPSEQARKIGRFFYQNLIDVDAVNSASFREMMYSTVGNSRPDYKIPSSRELKGRILQAELTEMQDYVQRIKQSWSGTGCSILLDTWTDEQGWDLVNILVDCPQGQIYLKSSNVSSFILDLDALQSMLNKVVEEVGAENVVQIVACTTKGWLGDVGKQFMNKGRTLFWTISASHCIELMLEEIGLMGSVKPVLDKATSLTKFMLQLVKREKFALDYFRVPRSDGNSVTTAFMTLGNIVAEKEKLEAMITSPEWDASVWASMEERKRVADLVKDPSFWDGSMMVVKASGPLVRVLSLIRRADTPLTGYIYETMDQVKEAIKKEFKNKESQFIPFWEVIDEIWDGHLHSPLHAAGYYLNPSLFYSSNFNSDTEVAFGLLCCIVCLIQDHKTQDLLTLQLDKYRQAEGAFGEGSSIKCRKRPPLEWWSTYGRECPELQRLAIRVLSQTCDGASGYGLRREMAQRLLVNGVNCVDQQEQEHLQDLAFAHYNLQLRYLKKQPLEAKHRSEELGGHLGGE, translated from the exons ATGACTGCTAATAAACACTCCGCTGATATCAAGTATCATGGAACAATAATTGACAAGAAAAAGATGAGGGTTAGATGCAGTTACTGTAGTAAGTCGGTATCCGGGACCAGCCGCCTCAAGCAACACTTGGGAGGCGTGCGGGGAGATGTAACGCCTTGCCCTGATGTTCCTGCGAATGTGAAGGTACTCTTTCAGGATTTGATTTTTCACAGAGTACGAAGAAGCATCAACAAGGAAGTTCTTTCGCTAGATCCCCAAGAAGAAGAACTTCCTCTTAAGAGAAGCTGTTCCCAAAGATCAAACAACTTCAAGCACAGTAGGTGCGAAAATATAAGCCCAAAATATACCTTTTCTATTAGGAGAGAGGAGTCATTCTCTACTTCAGATGACGgtgaaattgaagaagatATTCCATCAGAACAGGCCCGGAAAATCGGCAGGTTCTTCTATCAAAACCTCATAGACGTTGATGCTGTGAATTCAGCTAGCTTTCGAGAAATGATGTACTCGACTGTGGGAAATAGCAGGCCTGACTACAAGATCCCCAGCTCCCGAGAGCTGAAAGGAAGAATCCTTCAGGCTGAACTGACTGAAATGCAAGACTACGTGCAGAGAATCAAGCAGTCCTGGTCTGGTACTGGGTGCAGTATCTTACTGGATACATGGACGGATGAACAAGGCTGGGACTTGGTTAATATTTTGGTAGATTGTCCCCAAGGCCAGATTTATCTTAAATCATCCAATGtttcttctttcattcttGACCTTGACGCCTTACAGTCGATGCTAAATAAGGTTGTTGAGGAGGTTGGAGCTGAGAATGTTGTTCAGATCGTAGCTTGCACGACAAAGGGTTGGTTAGGGGATGTGGGCAAGCAGTTTATGAATAAGGGCAGGACTCTGTTTTGGACCATCAGTGCATCTCACTGCATTGAGCTCATGCTTGAAGAGATTGGGTTGATGGGTTCAGTCAAGCCTGTCCTGGATAAGGCCACCagcctcacaaaattcatgttgCAATTAgtaaagagagagaaatttgCCTTAGATTACTTCAGGGTGCCGCGTTCTGATGGAAACTCTGTGACTACAGCCTTCATGACTCTAGGGAACATCGTGGCAGAAAAGGAGAAACTGGAGGCAATGATAACCTCACCTGAGTGGGATGCCTCGGTCTGGGCTTCCATGGAGGAGCGCAAGCGGGTGGCTGACCTGGTGAAAGACCCTTCTTTTTGGGACGGCTCAATGATGGTTGTAAAGGCAAGTGGGCCTCTGGTTCGTGTCTTAAGTCTGATTCGCAGGGCTGATACACCACTCACGGGTTACATATATGAGACCATGGACCAAGTGAAGGAAGCAATCAAGAAGGAATTCAAGAACAAGGAGTCTCAGTTCATCCCCTTCTGGGAAGTAATTGATGAGATATGGGATGGCCATTTGCACAGCCCATTACATGCTGCAGGCTACTACTTGAACCCTAGTCTTTTTTATTCGAGCAATTTCAACAGCGACACAGAGGTGGCCTTTGGCCTGCTTTGCTGCATAGTTTGCTTAATTCAAGATCACAAAACTCAAGACCTGCTTACCCTTCAGCTCGACAAGTACCGACAAGCTGAAGGTGCTTTCGGGGAGGGGAGCTCCATTAAATGCAGAAAGAGACCTCCAT TGGAATGGTGGTCCACTTATGGAAGAGAATGCCCCGAGCTCCAAAGGCTTGCCATCCGAGTCCTAAGCCAGACCTGCGATGGGGCTTCTGGATATGGGCTGAGGAGGGAAATGGCTCAGAGGCTGCTTGTGAATGGAGTGAACTGCGTCGATCAGCAAGAGCAAGAGCATTTACAGGATTTAGCATTCGCTCACTATAATCTGCAGCTGCGGTACCTCAAGAAGCAGCCCCTGGAGGCCAAGCACAGATCCGAAGAGCTTGGTGGACATCTGGGTGGGGAGTAG
- the LOC116201074 gene encoding uncharacterized protein LOC116201074, protein MSVAALCANSVDRDSSSCQQNRFTPALKVATQKKKKKSYKFPLFSPFAFSPLPAQTQSRRHQHCFIITLCCPPLHPFPCCTLPPKGLTRSIEMVAHQPSDDIKDHGTFSNRKGGRVRCNYCQKEMQGLRRLKFHLGGVKGDGTTCLKVPANVRELYQNEKFERKKHKYYDLKRDMLLLDPLKELPQKRNCSQRSYNFKGTRPESDSLIGISTANLTSFQEIMYSTTGDRRSEYKSYQEVKGSVPQAEVTELQDYVKRTKQSWSSTGCSILLDTWRNGQGQDFVIFLVDCSEGPIYLQSSNVSSFSLDSDAIQSMLNKVIEEVGAQNVVQIIACSTAGWLGTMEKQFMEKCKTGFWTVSASHCVELMLEKMALMDSVQPVLEKAASLTKFMWKQKDSFPLLDIKDPFSEGKSAAIPFMTLENIVAEEEKLITASEWKASVWASTEGKMVYKLFRLRSFWSEARMVLKASVPLVRLLALIHRADKPLMGYIYETMDRVKEAIKMEFEGKTSEYMPFWKVIDEIWDKHLHSPLHAAGYYLNPNLFYSSNFHLDTEVAFGLLCCIVRLVRDENMQDQISQQLDEYLQARGDFEEGSSIRCRDKPPLEWWSKYGTECPELQRFAIYILSQTCDGPSRYGLNKEMARKLLTSEMNCVDQQEQAQLRELTFYHYNLQLLYSKKHRGEGNSCYEDLGGE, encoded by the exons ATGAGTGTCGCTGCGCTGTGCGCCAACTCCGTTGACAGGGACTCGTCCAGTTGTCAACAAAATAGGTTCACCCCGGCACTGAAGGTGGcgacacaaaaaaaaaaaaaaaagagttataaattccctctcttttctcccttcgcCTTCTCTCCTCTTCCTGCTCAAACACAGAGCAGACGCCATCAACACTGTTTCATTATCACTCTCTGTTGTCCGCCTCTTCATCCCTTTCCCTGCTGCACTCTTCCTCCAAAG GGCCTTACTAGGTCAATCGAAATGGTTGCTCATCAGCCATCTGATGATATCAAGGATCACGGAACATTCTCTAACAGGAAAGGGGGCAGGGTTCGATGCAACTACTGTCAGAAGGAGATGCAAGGGTTGCGCCGCCTCAAGTTCCACTTGGGAGGTGTAAAGGGAGATGGAACAACTTGCCTTAAGGTTCCTGCAAATGTCAGGGAACTATATCAGAATGAGAAGTTTGAAAGGAAGAAGCATAAATATTATGACCTTAAGAGAGATATGCTTTTGTTGGATCCCTTAAAAGAACTTCCTCAGAAGAGAAACTGTTCCCAAAGATCATATAACTTCAAGGGAACTAGACCTGAAAGTGATAGTCTCATTGGCATCAGTACCGCAAATTTGACTAGTTTCCAGGAAATTATGTACTCGACAACAGGAGATAGGAGGTCGGAGTACAAGAGTTACCAAGAAGTGAAAGGATCGGTTCCTCAGGCTGAAGTGACAGAGTTGCAAGATTATGTGAAGAGAACCAAGCAATCATGGTCCAGCACTGGGTGCAGTATCTTGCTGGACACTTGGAGGAATGGACAAGGCCAAGACTTCGTTATTTTCCTGGTAGATTGTTCCGAGGGTCCAATTTATCTGCAGTCGTCCAATGTATCTTCTTTTAGTCTTGACAGTGATGCCATACAATCAATGCTAAATAAGGTCATTGAGGAGGTTGGAGCCCAGAATGTTGTTCAGATCATTGCTTGCTCAACAGCTGGTTGGTTAGGGACTATGGAGAAGCAGTTTATGGAAAAATGCAAGACAGGGTTTTGGACCGTGAGTGCATCCCACTGCGTTGAACTCATGCTCGAAAAGATGGCATTGATGGACTCAGTCCAACCTGTACTGGAAAAGGCAGCGAGCCTCACGAAGTTCATGTGGAAACAGAAAGACAGCTTTCCCCTACTTGACATCAAGGACCCCTTCTCTGAGGGGAAGTCGGCAGCCATACCCTTCATGACTCTTGAGAACATCGTAGCAGAAGAGGAGAAACTGATCACCGCATCTGAGTGGAAAGCCTCAGTTTGGGCTTCAACAGAAGGGAAAATGGTGTACAAACTTTTCCGGCTCCGATCTTTCTGGAGCGAAGCGAGGATGGTTCTGAAGGCAAGTGTGCCGCTGGTTCGTCTCTTGGCTCTGATTCACAGGGCTGACAAACCACTTATGGGGTACATTTACGAGACCATGGACCGGGTGAAGGAAGCAATTAAGATGGAATTCGAGGGCAAGACGTCAGAGTACATGCCCTTCTGGAAAGTAATCGACGAGATATGGGATAAACATCTCCACAGCCCATTACATGCTGCAGGCTATTATTTAAACCCGAATCTTTTCTATTCGAGCAATTTCCACCTTGATACAGAGGTAGCCTTTGGCCTCCTTTGCTGCATAGTTCGCTTGGTTCGAGATGAGAATATGCAGGACCAGATATCTCAGCAGCTCGACGAGTACCTACAAGCCAGAGGTGATTTTGAAGAGGGGAGCTCCATCAGATGCAGAGACAAACCTCCAT TGGAATGGTGGTCCAAGTATGGAACAGAATGCCCTGAGCTCCAAAGATTTGCAATTTATATTCTAAGCCAGACCTGCGATGGACCGTCAAGATATGGCCTGAACAAAGAAATGGCTAGGAAGCTGCTGACAAGTGAAATGAACTGCGTCGACCAGCAAGAACAAGCGCAGTTGCGGGAGTTGACATTTTATCACTATAATCTGCAGCTCCTGTACTCTAAGAAGCACCGCGGGGAGGGCAATAGTTGCTATGAAGACCTTGGTGGGGAGTAG
- the LOC116201076 gene encoding myb family transcription factor PHL6 isoform X1 encodes MLHTCFCFDISKQYGYSRLPFEENSTKISRQVLAANCILVTASSIYTPWLKGSRAMNQQKITEIGPSKGLTHSCQKESPSSMAGDCSDLSMGSIVQAQKCCLRSGLAGPISPVSPAHSLKSSFSRSSVFCTSLYQSSSTTSEAHRLLGNLPFLPHTPTYNRSLPGVDSTKSSSLFSDDICNQGDERDSEEALMKDFLSLPGDSAEGSFHDINCTGDNSDLAEQLELQYLSDELDMVMIDNGENPRLDDIYGTQQSSPKQAPELNVNNSITAQGIDSPSSQSPSPNMHRPRMRWTPELHVRFVEAVNKLDGAEKATPKGVLKLMNVEGLTIYHVKSHLQKYRLAKYMPERKEEKKTSSSEEKKAASSNDCDGRRKGSTQLTEALRMQMEVQKQLHEQLEVQKALQLRIEEHAQYLQKILEEQQKAGSALCQSTQNLPSPKDSVPSDQAGSSNSDSGPPSESLKRKSSVDSDDHVSEQKKKRLSLEGDSASTPSSEVISKSPLQ; translated from the exons ATGCTCCATACATGCTTCTGTTTTGACATTAGCAAGCAGTATGGATATTCAAG GTTACCCTTTGAAGAGAACTCAACCAAAATTTCCCGACAAGTATTGGCTGCTAATTGTATCCTGGTGACTGCATCTTCAATATATACCCCATGGCTGAAAGGTTCTAGGGCAATgaatcaacagaagataacggAAATTGGTCCTTCAAAAGGACTGACGCATTCCTGTCAGAAAGAAAGTCCAAGCTCGATGGCTGGTGATTGTTCTGATCTTTCCATGGGATCTATAGTCCAAGCTCAAAAGTGTTGCCTGAGATCCGGTCTTGCAGGCCCCATCTCTCCTGTTTCCCCTGCTCACAGCTTAAAGAGCTCGTTTTCGCGGTCTTCTGTATTCTGTACTAGTCTATACCAGTCATCCTCAACAACATCAGAAGCTCATAGACTGCTTGGGAATCTGCCATTCCTTCCTCATACTCCAACGTACAATAGATCCCTTCCTGGTGTTGATTCCACAAAGTCGTCCTCTCTCTTTAGTGATGATATATGCAATCAAGGTGATGAGAGAGACTCGGAGGAGGCTCTTATGAAGGACTTCCTCAGTTTGCCCGGGGACTCTGCTGAAGGGAGCTTCCATGATATAAATTGTACCGGTGACAATTCCGACTTAGCAGAGCAGTTGGAACTGCAGTATCTGTCTGATGAGCTCGACatggtcatgattgacaatggAGAAAACCCGAGGCTCGAT GACATCTACGGAACGCAGCAATCATCTCCCAAGCAAGCACCAGAATTGAATGTCAACAACTCTATCACGGCACAAGGTATCGATTCCCCTTCAAGTCAATCTCCTAGTCCTAATATGCACAGACCAAGGATGCGATGGACACCAGAACTTCACGTGCGTTTTGTAGAGGCTGTCAACAAGCTCGATGGTGCTGAAA AGGCTACACCAAAAGGCGTACTAAAGCTCATGAATGTCGAAGGTTTGACAATTTACCATGTAAAAAGCCACTTGCAG AAATATCGTCTTGCCAAGTACATGCCCGAGAGAAAAGAAG AAAAGAAGACTTCTAGCTCTGAAGAGAAAAAGGCAGCCAGTAGCAACGATTGTgatggaagaagaaaagg GAGCACGCAACTCACCGAGGCTCTTCGCATGCAAATGGAAGTCCAGAAACAACTGCACGAACAACTTGAG GTACAGAAGGCGCTGCAGTTGCGGATAGAAGAGCATGCACAATACTTGCAGAAGATTCTGGAGGAACAACAGAAAGCTGGCAGTGCCTTGTGTCAATCAACTCAAAACTTGCCATCACCGAAAGATAGTGTTCCTTCTGATCAGGCAGGGTCATCCAACTCCGACTCTGGTCCTCCTTCCGAGTCTTTGAAGCGAAAGAGCAGTGTCGACTCTGATGATCACGTAAGtgagcagaagaagaagaggctcAGCCTCGAAGGTGACTCTGCATCCACGCCTTCCAGTGAGGTCATCTCAAAGAGCCCCCTCCAATGA